In the genome of Deltaproteobacteria bacterium, the window AAAAGACTTGTGGGGATTTCTTAAGGAGCGTAAGAAGTTTTGGCTCTTGCCGATTATTATTGTGTTATTATTGATAGGCATTTTGATAGTTATGTCAAGCGGTTCTGCCATATCGCCTTTTGTTTACACATTATTTTAAAACTAGAGGGTCATATATGAGCGATATCAGGACAAAAGATTTAGAGACAATGGTAGTTTTATCTTTGGCATTACTCTGCCTTTTCTTAATCTTTAAAAAGGCTGTTTTTGTAATTACCTCTTTAATCTTATTGCTTATAAGCCTGATATTTAAAAATCTTACATCTAGGGTTGCATTCGTCTGGTTAAAATTTGCAGATACTCTGGGCAATATTAACGCAAAGATAATCCTCTCAATAGTATTTTTTATGATGCTGACCCCTATAGCGTTATTGTATAGAGTTTTTGTAAAAAATCCTATGTGGCTTAAGAGGTTTGATTGCAAGAGTTATTTTTCTACGAGAAACCATGCTTACACATCACGGGATTTAGAGAATACATGGTGACAACTCTATAAGGTGTTGGTTTGCAATGAAATATAAAAACACTTATAGATTATAACTGTTTTAAGGTCCCTCTATAGATGGCGATGGTTCGGTATCTAACTCATCTTAAACCTCAACCTGTTATTATCTGGGGGGATAGGCAATCCGATGAGGGATTTTTTTTATGTTGACGACCTTGCAGATGCCCGTGTATATTTACTGAAGCATTATTCAGGCAGTGAGACTATAAATGTAGGCTCCGGCAACAGGATTAGACAAAGGACTGAAACTTGCATATAATAATTTTTTGAGGAGACATTAATGAAAAAGGCCTTAATCACGGGTATTACAGGA includes:
- a CDS encoding NAD-dependent epimerase/dehydratase family protein, translating into MRDFFYVDDLADARVYLLKHYSGSETINVGSGNRIRQRTETCI